The Fusobacterium russii ATCC 25533 genome includes a window with the following:
- the ybaK gene encoding Cys-tRNA(Pro) deacylase, with translation MKKTNAIRELEMNKIRHVVREYEVDEDNLDALSVAIKTNEDVTKVFKTLVLLNEKKEMIVACIPGIEKVDLKKLAKLSGSKKVEMLAMKDLFSYTGYLRGGCSPVGIKKKHKTFIHESAYDNEKILISGGLRGLQIEIEPKLLIDYLKIIVGDIVEI, from the coding sequence ATGAAGAAAACCAATGCAATAAGAGAATTAGAAATGAATAAAATAAGACATGTTGTAAGAGAATATGAAGTAGATGAAGACAATTTGGATGCACTTAGTGTTGCCATTAAAACAAATGAAGATGTTACAAAAGTTTTTAAAACACTGGTCTTATTAAATGAAAAAAAAGAAATGATAGTAGCATGTATTCCCGGAATAGAAAAAGTGGATTTAAAGAAACTTGCTAAATTATCAGGGAGTAAAAAAGTTGAAATGCTAGCTATGAAAGACCTATTTTCATATACAGGTTATTTAAGAGGAGGCTGTTCTCCAGTAGGCATAAAAAAGAAACATAAAACATTCATACATGAATCAGCTTATGACAATGAAAAAATTTTAATAAGTGGGGGGCTTAGAGGTTTACAAATTGAAATTGAGCCTAAATTATTAATAGACTATTTAAAAATAATTGTTGGAGATATTGTTGAAATATAG